The following is a genomic window from Plasmodium reichenowi strain SY57 chromosome Unknown, whole genome shotgun sequence.
aaaaaaaaaaaaaaaaggaaaagaaaagaaaattatatatatatatatatatatatatacatatatatatttatttattgttaACATTCAAAATTTTTGAAATTTTCAAAAACATAAATAGCAGCTAAAATTACAATTAAACCTAAGATAATGTGTAAAGGATTACGTTGGCAtaaatcaaataataatttagGAACCTTATTTAACATATGTGGAAAAATTGATCCaaattcttttaaaaatgtttttaataCAGGTGCTTTAGAAGAATCATTcattaaagaaaatatattttctatatttgtaaaactatgtatattttttaaaaccTCATTAgcaatatttatattattattatccatAAAGGATTCTACAatttct
Proteins encoded in this region:
- a CDS encoding putative exported protein (Plasmodium exported protein, unknown function), coding for MRIKMNSAIFFIKLLICISFICVFECFDKCMISYRKELLCYSENCFNYSVDRSLAEGSSESKETKVKDIPNMELLKSLNINYEEYEKMKEIVESFMDNNNINIANEVLKNIHSFTNIENIFSLMNDSSKAPVLKTFLKEFGSIFPHMLNKVPKLLFDLCQRNPLHIILGLIVILAAIYVFENFKNFEC